A single window of Brevundimonas naejangsanensis DNA harbors:
- a CDS encoding copper resistance protein B: protein MKSLSLSLALAPLMVAAGGPALTQSHAGHAGHAPAAQAATPPAKPAHDRPMMRDGKPCPTHGAAATGAQADPHAGHDMSSHAGHGAAAADPHGGHATAPAPAAQADPHAGHDMSSHAGHGAAAADPHASHAMASAPAAQADPHAGHDMGATRGGPNIPTSVDAVGGRMVETPPPAAARAAPAHAADLLFDPVVMAAARKQLLAENGDIRSTAVFIDSLEANFGDGADGYSWEAQGWTGGDINRFWWKTEGEGEFGGNLHEAEFQALYSRAVAPFWDLQAGLRQDIRPDGDDTTHLTVGVQGVAPYWFEMGAAAFLSTEGDLTARFEAEYDQRITQKWILQPAVELHMSASDIPELEVGSGLTSVTAGLRLRYEIRKEFAPYAGVEWSRSLGDTADYAKARGQDAEDMRFVVGLKAWF, encoded by the coding sequence GTGAAGTCCCTTTCTCTTTCGCTCGCGCTCGCCCCGCTGATGGTGGCCGCCGGCGGGCCCGCCCTGACCCAGAGCCATGCCGGACATGCCGGCCATGCTCCCGCTGCTCAAGCGGCGACTCCGCCGGCCAAGCCCGCGCATGACCGCCCGATGATGCGTGACGGCAAGCCCTGCCCCACGCACGGCGCAGCCGCCACCGGCGCTCAGGCCGACCCGCACGCCGGTCATGACATGAGCAGCCATGCCGGACACGGCGCTGCTGCGGCCGATCCCCACGGGGGCCACGCCACGGCTCCAGCCCCAGCGGCCCAAGCCGATCCGCACGCCGGTCATGACATGAGCAGCCACGCCGGACACGGCGCTGCTGCGGCCGATCCCCACGCGAGCCACGCCATGGCTTCCGCCCCAGCGGCTCAGGCCGACCCGCACGCCGGTCATGACATGGGCGCGACACGCGGTGGTCCGAACATCCCGACCAGCGTGGACGCCGTCGGCGGCCGCATGGTCGAGACTCCTCCCCCCGCCGCCGCGCGCGCGGCCCCCGCCCACGCCGCTGACCTGCTGTTCGACCCGGTCGTCATGGCTGCGGCGCGCAAGCAGTTGCTGGCCGAGAACGGCGACATCCGCTCGACCGCCGTATTCATCGACTCCCTCGAAGCCAACTTCGGCGACGGCGCCGACGGCTACAGTTGGGAGGCCCAGGGCTGGACCGGCGGCGACATCAACCGCTTCTGGTGGAAGACCGAGGGCGAAGGCGAGTTCGGCGGCAACCTGCACGAGGCCGAGTTCCAGGCCCTCTACAGCCGTGCCGTCGCCCCCTTCTGGGATCTGCAGGCAGGCCTGCGCCAGGACATCCGTCCCGACGGCGACGACACGACCCATCTGACCGTCGGCGTCCAAGGCGTGGCCCCCTATTGGTTCGAGATGGGCGCCGCCGCCTTCCTGTCGACCGAGGGCGACCTGACCGCCCGCTTCGAAGCCGAATACGACCAGCGCATCACCCAGAAGTGGATCCTGCAGCCGGCGGTCGAACTGCATATGTCGGCGAGCGACATCCCGGAACTGGAGGTGGGCTCGGGCCTGACCTCGGTCACGGCGGGGCTGCGCCTGCGCTATGAAATCCGCAAGGAGTTCGCGCCCTATGCCGGCGTCGAGTGGAGCCGCTCGCTGGGCGACACGGCCGATTACGCCAAGGCCCGCGGCCAAGACGCCGAGGACATGCGTTTCGTGGTCGGCCTGAAGGCCTGGTTCTAA
- a CDS encoding copper resistance system multicopper oxidase: MATTSLDRRTLLRGAALGGGVLGLQGLLPAWAQTGSPGLRADLPTLTGPNIDLRVGRSDFTVGGRTGHAVTVNGLLPAPLLRMREGQNVRLSVTNTLDEDTSIHWHGLLLPFQMDGVPGISFPGIKPRETFVYEFPIKQSGTYWYHSHSGLQEAMGHYGPIVIDPAGADPVAYDREHVLVLSDWSFLHPHEILDKLKKSPGYFNQQKTTLAGLIDGSDRMNLAERRMWGSMRMDPRDILDVNGSTYTYLVNGHGPDENWTGLVRPGERVRLRIINASAMSIFNVRIPGLAMTVVNADGENVRPVEVDEFQISVAETYDVIVRPTEDRAYTIVSEAIDRSGMGRATLAPRLGMTAEVPPLRQVPNLTMKDMGMGGMDHGGMDHSAMGHGAAGADHAAIGHGTAAGAAATAAPMDHGGMSHSMRDPNNAPADMAVGVGVDMISPAPSNRLADRPQGLDNVDHRVLVYADLVSLTPNKDHRAPSRSMEIHLTGNMERFMWGFDGRKFSEVVEPIRFELNERVRVTLVNDTMMAHPIHLHGHFFELVNGHDGHQPLKHTVNVAPGGKVTFDLTADAPGDWAFHCHLLMHMHAGMFNVVTVRPLDGTVS, encoded by the coding sequence ATGGCGACAACATCCCTGGACCGTCGAACCCTATTGAGAGGCGCCGCCCTGGGCGGCGGCGTCCTGGGCCTGCAGGGCCTACTGCCCGCCTGGGCCCAGACCGGATCGCCGGGCCTTCGCGCCGACCTGCCGACCCTGACCGGGCCGAACATCGACTTGAGGGTCGGGCGCTCCGACTTCACCGTCGGCGGCCGCACCGGCCATGCGGTGACGGTGAACGGCCTTTTGCCAGCCCCCCTGCTGCGGATGCGCGAGGGCCAGAACGTGCGCCTGTCGGTGACGAACACCCTGGACGAGGACACCTCGATCCATTGGCACGGCCTGCTGCTGCCGTTCCAAATGGACGGCGTGCCGGGCATCAGCTTCCCTGGCATCAAGCCGCGCGAGACCTTCGTCTATGAGTTCCCGATCAAGCAGTCGGGCACCTATTGGTACCACAGCCATTCCGGCCTTCAGGAAGCCATGGGCCACTATGGCCCTATCGTCATCGATCCGGCGGGCGCCGACCCGGTCGCCTATGACCGCGAGCATGTCCTGGTCCTGTCGGACTGGAGCTTCCTGCATCCGCACGAAATCCTCGACAAACTGAAGAAGAGCCCCGGCTACTTCAACCAGCAGAAGACGACGCTGGCGGGCCTGATCGACGGATCTGATCGCATGAACCTGGCCGAGCGGCGGATGTGGGGCTCCATGCGGATGGACCCGCGCGACATCCTGGACGTCAACGGCTCGACCTACACCTATCTGGTCAACGGCCACGGGCCGGACGAGAACTGGACCGGCCTGGTCCGGCCCGGCGAGCGCGTGCGGCTACGCATCATCAACGCCTCGGCCATGTCGATCTTCAACGTCCGCATTCCGGGGCTGGCCATGACCGTGGTCAACGCCGACGGCGAGAACGTGCGCCCGGTCGAGGTGGACGAGTTCCAGATCTCGGTCGCCGAGACTTATGACGTCATCGTCCGTCCCACTGAGGATCGCGCCTACACCATCGTTTCCGAGGCCATCGACCGTTCGGGCATGGGCCGCGCCACCCTGGCGCCGCGCCTGGGCATGACGGCCGAGGTCCCGCCGCTGCGCCAGGTCCCGAACCTGACCATGAAGGACATGGGCATGGGCGGCATGGATCACGGCGGAATGGACCACAGCGCCATGGGCCACGGCGCTGCCGGCGCCGACCACGCGGCCATAGGCCACGGTACGGCCGCAGGCGCGGCCGCAACCGCCGCGCCGATGGACCACGGCGGCATGAGCCACAGCATGCGCGATCCGAACAACGCCCCGGCCGACATGGCGGTCGGCGTCGGCGTCGACATGATTTCGCCCGCTCCTTCCAACCGTCTGGCCGACAGGCCTCAGGGTCTGGATAACGTCGACCACCGCGTGCTGGTCTACGCCGATCTGGTTTCGCTGACGCCGAACAAGGACCATCGCGCGCCCTCGCGCTCCATGGAGATCCACCTGACCGGCAATATGGAGCGGTTCATGTGGGGCTTCGACGGACGGAAATTCTCTGAAGTTGTCGAGCCGATCCGCTTCGAGCTGAACGAACGGGTGCGCGTGACCCTGGTCAACGACACCATGATGGCCCACCCCATCCACCTGCACGGCCATTTCTTCGAACTGGTCAACGGCCACGACGGACATCAGCCGCTGAAGCACACGGTCAACGTCGCCCCGGGCGGCAAGGTCACCTTCGACCTAACCGCCGACGCACCCGGCGACTGGGCCTTCCACTGTCACCTTCTGATGCACATGCATGCGGGCATGTTCAACGTCGTCACTGTTCGCCCGCTGGATGGAACCGTCTCGTGA
- a CDS encoding RNA polymerase sigma factor, translating into MAADDDTDEIRAAQGDRRAFSALMAATSGELYRFVRRYVGDADEAQDLLQETYASAWMAIRRYDPARPFATWLRSIAVNKCRDWGRKRTVRRIVRGVMGLDGPEAMAVGEEAPEPEARLDAGRRMADLDRVLADLPDALKAPLLLAALEGRSHAEIAEVLGVTPKAVETRIARARQKLNLALRG; encoded by the coding sequence GTGGCGGCCGACGACGACACAGACGAAATCCGGGCCGCGCAGGGCGATCGACGCGCCTTCTCCGCCCTGATGGCGGCGACCAGCGGCGAGCTGTACCGCTTCGTCCGCCGGTATGTCGGCGATGCGGACGAGGCTCAGGACCTGCTGCAGGAAACCTACGCCTCCGCGTGGATGGCCATCCGGCGCTACGATCCGGCGCGGCCCTTTGCGACGTGGCTGCGCAGCATCGCCGTCAACAAGTGCCGCGACTGGGGCAGAAAGCGGACGGTGCGGCGCATCGTGCGCGGCGTCATGGGATTGGACGGTCCCGAAGCCATGGCCGTGGGCGAGGAGGCGCCCGAGCCCGAGGCCCGTCTGGACGCCGGCCGCCGCATGGCCGACCTTGATCGCGTCCTGGCCGACCTGCCCGACGCGCTGAAGGCGCCGCTTCTGCTGGCAGCCCTGGAAGGCCGCTCTCACGCAGAGATCGCCGAAGTGCTCGGCGTCACCCCCAAGGCGGTGGAAACCCGCATCGCCCGCGCGCGACAGAAACTGAACCTGGCCCTGAGGGGTTGA
- a CDS encoding Spy/CpxP family protein refolding chaperone, whose translation MSSNWKSIALTVVMAALASAGGAWLGAGWMMQRHETPGLHEIVHQKLDLTAEQDVRLDEIEARFAVRREALEADVRAANRELAQAIAASQGDSPEVRAAVDHFHDAMGALQKATIAHVFEMRAVLTPEQARVFDREIAGALTQEPR comes from the coding sequence ATGAGCTCGAACTGGAAGTCGATCGCCCTGACCGTGGTCATGGCGGCCCTGGCGAGCGCCGGCGGAGCCTGGCTTGGCGCCGGCTGGATGATGCAGCGGCATGAGACGCCCGGCTTGCATGAGATCGTGCATCAGAAGCTGGACCTCACTGCCGAACAGGATGTCCGCCTGGACGAGATCGAAGCCCGCTTCGCCGTTCGGCGCGAGGCTCTGGAGGCAGACGTTCGCGCCGCCAACCGCGAACTGGCCCAGGCCATCGCCGCCAGCCAGGGCGACAGCCCCGAGGTGCGCGCCGCGGTCGATCACTTCCACGACGCCATGGGCGCGCTGCAGAAAGCGACCATCGCCCATGTGTTCGAGATGCGCGCGGTGCTGACGCCGGAACAGGCTCGCGTCTTCGACAGGGAAATCGCCGGCGCCCTGACGCAAGAGCCCAGGTAA
- a CDS encoding PepSY domain-containing protein, whose translation MKVLRYSTQIHKWVGLVVGLQVLFWVGGGLVMTAIPIEAVRSEHRLKAAAPVALALDQALPLAEAARLSGVAPARAELKTTPRGPAWVLTPLEGAPVTVAAATGRSFAAMREDEASALAAAAYRGGAAPRQAVLLDQAPKETGREGPIWRVEFNDAERTAFYLSPQTGDVVTRRSAVWRFYDFFWRLHILDFKDGDNFNHPLLIGLTALTLSIVITGFILLWIRLARDLKTARAVRAARRKAAL comes from the coding sequence ATGAAGGTCCTGCGTTATTCGACCCAGATTCACAAATGGGTCGGCCTGGTGGTGGGCTTGCAGGTGTTGTTCTGGGTCGGGGGCGGCCTGGTCATGACCGCAATCCCGATCGAAGCGGTGCGCAGCGAGCATCGGCTGAAGGCGGCGGCGCCGGTCGCCCTGGCCCTGGATCAGGCCTTGCCGCTGGCCGAGGCCGCGCGCCTGTCGGGCGTGGCGCCCGCGCGCGCCGAGTTGAAAACCACGCCGCGCGGACCTGCCTGGGTCCTGACCCCGCTTGAGGGCGCGCCTGTCACCGTGGCCGCCGCGACCGGCCGATCCTTCGCCGCCATGAGGGAGGACGAGGCCTCGGCCCTGGCAGCGGCCGCCTATCGGGGCGGGGCGGCGCCCAGGCAGGCGGTTCTGCTGGATCAGGCGCCGAAGGAGACGGGCCGCGAGGGGCCGATCTGGCGCGTGGAATTCAACGACGCCGAACGGACGGCTTTCTATCTGTCGCCGCAGACGGGCGATGTGGTGACGCGGCGCTCGGCGGTCTGGCGCTTCTACGACTTCTTCTGGCGGCTCCATATCCTGGACTTCAAGGACGGCGACAACTTCAACCATCCCTTGCTGATCGGCCTGACGGCACTGACGCTCAGCATCGTGATCACCGGCTTCATCCTGCTTTGGATACGCCTGGCGCGCGACCTGAAGACGGCGCGGGCGGTGCGGGCGGCCCGCCGCAAGGCCGCCCTCTAG
- the copD gene encoding copper homeostasis membrane protein CopD, which yields MADVWIVVLRGLQYAAGALLLGLPAFMLYSQQAVGPLGLRWPRQVLIWAAAAAAVAAPAALVTQTAMMAGSLSEAVKPATLAFMVTGMGLGQALMVRTLAAVLALGAALLLRPGRPMWSVLTLLGVIVSASFAWTGHGAATEGAGHAAHLISDVLHALAASIWIGALAAFAVLVVRRPAEDPAWEASVARSLTGFAGVGATAVGTLIVTGLINSAFLVGPSKALELWTSPYGVLLMIKLVLFGLMLGLAAIHRFRLAPLMARDAGQALPHLKKSLTIEFAAALGILAVIAVMGTLPPPAAL from the coding sequence ATGGCCGACGTCTGGATCGTCGTCCTGCGCGGCCTGCAATACGCCGCCGGGGCGTTGCTGCTGGGGCTGCCCGCCTTCATGCTCTACAGTCAGCAGGCGGTCGGGCCGCTGGGTCTGCGCTGGCCGCGTCAGGTCCTGATCTGGGCGGCGGCGGCGGCGGCGGTGGCCGCGCCCGCCGCCCTGGTGACCCAGACCGCAATGATGGCCGGGTCGTTGAGCGAAGCCGTCAAGCCCGCCACCCTGGCGTTTATGGTCACAGGCATGGGATTGGGCCAGGCGCTGATGGTGCGGACGCTGGCGGCCGTCCTGGCGTTGGGGGCGGCCCTGCTGCTGCGGCCCGGACGTCCGATGTGGAGCGTGCTGACGCTGCTGGGCGTCATCGTCTCGGCCAGCTTCGCCTGGACCGGCCACGGCGCCGCGACCGAAGGCGCAGGCCATGCGGCGCATCTGATCTCCGACGTCCTCCATGCCCTGGCCGCCTCCATCTGGATCGGCGCCCTGGCCGCCTTCGCGGTCCTGGTCGTGCGGCGACCTGCGGAGGATCCCGCCTGGGAGGCGAGCGTGGCGCGCAGCTTGACCGGGTTCGCCGGGGTCGGCGCGACGGCGGTCGGCACGTTGATCGTCACCGGCCTGATCAACAGCGCCTTCCTGGTCGGGCCGTCGAAGGCGCTTGAACTGTGGACCAGCCCGTATGGCGTCCTTCTGATGATCAAACTGGTCCTGTTCGGCCTGATGCTCGGCTTGGCGGCGATCCACCGTTTTCGCCTCGCGCCTCTGATGGCCAGGGACGCCGGCCAGGCGCTTCCCCATCTGAAGAAGAGCCTGACGATCGAGTTCGCTGCGGCCTTGGGGATTCTGGCCGTGATCGCGGTCATGGGAACGCTGCCGCCACCCGCAGCCCTGTAG
- the copC gene encoding copper homeostasis periplasmic binding protein CopC, which yields MTIAAGPAAAHARLVSATPAPGSAVSAPRSISLTFSERTMAAFSSFDVINAAGAKIAIRVAVSQDGKTLTGTLARPLPAGAYVVNWRIASSDGHRMTGRHGFTVR from the coding sequence GTGACGATCGCGGCCGGCCCGGCGGCGGCGCACGCCCGTCTCGTCAGCGCGACGCCGGCGCCCGGTTCCGCCGTGTCGGCGCCCCGGTCCATCAGCCTGACCTTCAGCGAGCGGACCATGGCGGCCTTTTCCAGCTTCGACGTGATAAACGCCGCGGGTGCGAAAATCGCGATCAGGGTCGCTGTGTCACAGGACGGCAAGACCCTGACCGGAACGCTGGCTCGGCCGCTGCCTGCCGGCGCCTATGTCGTCAATTGGCGCATCGCTTCCAGCGACGGCCACCGCATGACCGGCCGCCACGGCTTCACCGTCCGCTGA
- a CDS encoding FAD-dependent oxidoreductase, which yields MNRASGAAPWDLVIVGGGAAGMAAAIFAAERTSRVLLIDHADVLGGTLWVANGQLSAAGTRLQRDKGIEDDAQAHFDDIMRLSRGTANEALVRLAVWNAAETFDWLMEQGFDIDPACPVDGVGHEPYSRARYYWGRNGGASLRDVLIPRIEQAVADGRISLRLGHEALSLTTNPGGAVTGVTTRDAQGAEHHFEAAQTVLATGGYSASPDVYQALNGVPLYTNLPYAYSQGVGHRLGCSVGGWLRGQENFFINFGFLLDGEGPRPGMVGRLNTYPQRRPPWEIYVNAHGDRFVREDMESVDARENALLEQPVQRYWVVFDERILTEAPPFIAGFDAGEIRALFADDRPFFYKANDLETLAQKAGVDAHGLMRAVRGYNYGVHSGNDFLGRRHLPLPIAQGPFYAIRVQGAAVSSAVGLAVNDQLQVIRPDGSAIPGLWAAGELLGASQTMGRAVCGGMMATPALTFGRLLGQSFVPLNSKA from the coding sequence TTGAACAGGGCCTCAGGCGCCGCTCCCTGGGACCTCGTTATCGTCGGCGGAGGGGCCGCCGGTATGGCCGCCGCCATCTTCGCGGCGGAGCGCACGTCTCGCGTCCTGTTGATCGACCACGCCGATGTGCTGGGCGGAACCCTCTGGGTCGCCAACGGCCAGTTGAGCGCGGCTGGCACGCGCCTACAGCGCGACAAGGGGATCGAAGACGACGCCCAGGCGCATTTCGACGACATCATGCGCCTAAGCCGGGGCACGGCGAACGAGGCCCTGGTACGGCTGGCGGTGTGGAACGCCGCCGAGACGTTCGACTGGCTGATGGAACAGGGGTTCGACATCGACCCCGCCTGTCCGGTCGACGGCGTCGGCCACGAGCCCTATTCGCGCGCCCGCTACTACTGGGGCCGAAACGGCGGCGCCTCGCTGCGCGATGTCCTGATCCCGCGCATCGAGCAAGCCGTCGCGGACGGCCGGATCAGCCTGCGGCTCGGCCATGAAGCACTGAGCCTGACGACCAACCCCGGCGGCGCCGTGACGGGGGTTACGACCCGCGACGCCCAAGGCGCCGAACATCATTTCGAGGCCGCCCAGACCGTGCTGGCGACGGGCGGCTATTCCGCCTCGCCCGACGTCTATCAGGCCCTGAACGGCGTCCCTCTCTACACCAATCTGCCCTATGCTTATTCGCAGGGGGTCGGGCACAGGCTGGGCTGCAGCGTCGGCGGATGGCTGCGAGGTCAGGAGAACTTCTTCATCAACTTCGGCTTCCTGCTGGACGGCGAAGGACCGCGCCCCGGCATGGTCGGCCGGTTGAACACCTATCCCCAGCGTCGTCCGCCGTGGGAGATCTACGTCAACGCCCACGGCGACCGCTTCGTGCGCGAAGACATGGAGTCCGTCGATGCCCGCGAAAACGCGCTGCTGGAGCAGCCCGTGCAACGTTACTGGGTCGTGTTCGACGAGCGGATCCTGACGGAGGCGCCGCCGTTCATCGCCGGCTTCGACGCCGGCGAAATACGCGCTCTGTTCGCGGACGATCGCCCCTTCTTCTACAAGGCGAATGATCTGGAGACGCTGGCTCAGAAAGCGGGCGTCGACGCGCATGGCCTGATGCGCGCCGTGCGCGGCTATAATTACGGCGTCCATTCCGGCAACGATTTCCTGGGCCGCCGCCATCTGCCTCTCCCGATCGCGCAAGGCCCTTTCTACGCCATCCGGGTGCAGGGCGCGGCGGTCAGCAGCGCGGTCGGCCTGGCCGTCAACGACCAGCTTCAGGTGATCCGCCCCGACGGCTCGGCCATACCGGGGCTGTGGGCCGCCGGCGAACTGCTGGGCGCAAGCCAGACCATGGGACGCGCCGTCTGCGGAGGCATGATGGCGACGCCCGCCCTGACCTTCGGACGCCTGCTGGGCCAGAGTTTCGTCCCCCTGAACTCCAAGGCCTGA
- a CDS encoding ABC transporter substrate-binding protein: protein MTPNRLRRFIAACLGAALVAACSQGAANKPTPATGSQVLRVAAASLPSSLGNPFRGNSRPGSLLWLAIYDGLTAINDDDQLGPGLATEWTLIEPTVWRFKLREGVRYSNDRPFDAEVAAEVFAFLRSDQGKRTLIGSEARGIVEARAVGPLELEIRTERPDPVLPRRLAAIMMIEPKALAEVGMDAYAQKPVGTGAFVMTGWDQRTRRLTLARNPKSWRSSTIDGVVFYELPSAAGRTQALLSGDVDLSLVDLEETERLERNGFHVLYRPSMQVKAYSFRNVGGDPSSPLRDVRVRQALNYAVDKEAIASLLPQNAKPSGQPAAKGVFGYDPTIAPYPYDPAKARRLLAQAGYPNGFNLTMEVLTDAAPGDDMMSQAVAEYWRAVGVDTRLKVMTMPDFLVKYQTNSWSGEALALSWNSFQYYDVTRAMEDFSCMRPTPFFCNAEITDKLKTAREIMDDDERLKAYQALGRLYREAAPSLFLIEHQDLFAYTPRVGHVKIRHRVPVYEEMTLR, encoded by the coding sequence ATGACGCCGAACCGCCTTCGCCGCTTCATCGCCGCCTGTCTCGGCGCCGCCCTGGTCGCCGCCTGCAGCCAGGGCGCCGCGAACAAGCCGACGCCTGCGACCGGCAGCCAGGTGCTGCGCGTCGCCGCCGCCAGCCTGCCTTCCAGCCTCGGCAATCCGTTCCGGGGCAACAGCCGTCCCGGCTCCCTGCTGTGGCTGGCCATTTACGACGGCCTGACCGCCATCAACGACGACGACCAGTTGGGGCCGGGCCTGGCGACCGAATGGACGCTGATCGAACCGACGGTCTGGCGCTTCAAGCTGCGCGAAGGCGTGCGTTATTCCAACGATCGCCCGTTCGACGCCGAGGTCGCGGCCGAGGTATTCGCCTTCCTGCGCTCGGATCAGGGCAAGCGCACCCTGATCGGCTCCGAAGCGCGCGGCATCGTCGAAGCGCGCGCCGTCGGACCGCTGGAACTGGAGATCCGCACCGAGCGTCCCGACCCGGTCCTGCCGCGCCGCCTGGCCGCCATCATGATGATCGAGCCGAAAGCCCTGGCCGAGGTGGGCATGGACGCCTACGCCCAGAAGCCGGTCGGCACCGGGGCCTTCGTCATGACCGGCTGGGACCAGCGCACCCGCCGCCTGACCCTGGCCCGAAACCCGAAATCATGGCGGTCGTCGACGATCGACGGCGTGGTCTTCTACGAACTGCCGAGCGCGGCGGGGCGGACTCAGGCCCTGCTGTCGGGCGATGTGGATCTGTCTCTGGTCGACCTGGAGGAGACGGAGCGGCTGGAGCGCAACGGCTTCCACGTTCTTTACAGACCCTCCATGCAGGTGAAGGCCTACTCCTTCCGCAACGTGGGCGGCGATCCGTCCTCGCCCTTGCGCGACGTTCGCGTGCGTCAGGCGCTCAACTACGCCGTCGACAAGGAGGCGATCGCCTCCCTGCTGCCGCAGAACGCCAAGCCGTCGGGCCAGCCTGCCGCCAAGGGAGTGTTCGGCTACGACCCGACCATCGCGCCCTACCCCTATGACCCCGCCAAGGCGCGCCGCCTGTTGGCGCAGGCCGGTTACCCGAACGGCTTCAATCTGACGATGGAGGTCCTGACCGACGCGGCGCCGGGCGACGACATGATGTCCCAGGCGGTGGCCGAATACTGGCGCGCCGTCGGGGTCGATACCCGCCTCAAGGTCATGACCATGCCGGACTTCCTGGTGAAGTATCAGACCAACAGCTGGTCGGGCGAGGCGCTGGCCCTGTCGTGGAACAGCTTCCAGTACTACGACGTCACCCGCGCCATGGAGGACTTCTCCTGCATGCGGCCGACGCCCTTCTTCTGCAACGCGGAAATCACCGACAAGCTGAAGACCGCGCGCGAGATCATGGACGATGACGAGCGGCTGAAGGCCTATCAGGCGCTGGGTCGACTGTACCGGGAGGCGGCGCCTTCGCTGTTCCTGATCGAGCACCAGGACCTGTTCGCCTATACGCCCAGGGTGGGCCACGTGAAAATCCGCCACCGCGTGCCGGTCTATGAAGAAATGACCCTGCGTTGA
- a CDS encoding ABC transporter ATP-binding protein — MTAPLLSIQNLGVAYGSGRDRRFVLRGAGFDLAPGQVMAIVGESGSGKSTLVRAVAGLATPAEGRIMFEGVALPPLGKRSKAMLHGIQMVFQDPGASLNPRQSIRTVLEEPLIVVGRLDGAARRRRVEELMDLVHLDRRLLDLRPSALSGGQKQRVAIARALSMEPRLLIADEALSALDFANQDKVSALLLELKDRLNLAMLFVSHDMRSVRRMADHVCVIEGGQVVEQGPVAEVLYHPKSAYTQLLLAAALNPAAALADPRLSAALEAGGPITDEALAGVMDIIGANALMQEQSPS, encoded by the coding sequence ATGACCGCGCCGCTTCTGTCGATTCAGAACCTGGGGGTCGCTTACGGCAGCGGACGTGACCGCCGCTTCGTTCTGCGCGGCGCCGGTTTCGACCTGGCGCCCGGTCAGGTCATGGCCATCGTCGGCGAGTCGGGATCGGGCAAGTCGACCCTGGTGCGCGCCGTCGCCGGCCTGGCGACGCCCGCTGAAGGCAGGATCATGTTCGAAGGCGTCGCCCTGCCGCCCCTGGGCAAGCGCTCCAAGGCCATGCTGCACGGCATCCAGATGGTCTTTCAGGACCCCGGCGCCAGCCTGAATCCGCGCCAGTCGATCCGCACCGTGCTGGAAGAGCCGCTGATCGTGGTGGGCAGGCTGGACGGCGCGGCGCGACGGCGGCGGGTCGAAGAACTGATGGACCTCGTTCATCTGGACCGTCGCCTGCTGGACCTGCGGCCCTCCGCCCTGTCCGGCGGGCAGAAACAGCGCGTCGCCATCGCCCGCGCCCTGTCGATGGAGCCGCGCCTGCTGATCGCCGACGAGGCGTTGTCGGCCCTGGACTTCGCCAATCAGGACAAGGTCTCCGCCCTGCTGCTGGAGCTGAAGGATCGGCTGAATCTGGCCATGCTGTTCGTCTCGCACGACATGCGCAGCGTTCGCCGCATGGCCGACCACGTGTGCGTCATCGAAGGCGGTCAGGTGGTCGAACAGGGGCCGGTCGCAGAGGTCCTCTATCACCCCAAGAGCGCCTATACGCAGTTGCTGCTGGCCGCCGCCCTCAATCCGGCCGCCGCCCTGGCCGACCCGCGCCTGAGCGCCGCCCTGGAAGCCGGCGGCCCGATCACGGACGAGGCGCTGGCCGGCGTGATGGACATCATCGGCGCGAACGCCCTCATGCAGGAGCAGTCCCCCTCATGA